The nucleotide window TCGACAATAAGTTTACTCGGATAAACTTTTCTTATGGAAATTTTTTTTACTCTTACATCTTTTCCAAGTATTTCTTCCATTCTTCCTGTATTTATGTAAACTATATTTTCACCTTTTAAATTTTCTATTTTACTGATTATATCATCTTTTAAAAGATTGTTTTTCCCCGTAACTGTTATTTCATTTATTTTGAAATAATCGGTTTCTATAAACTGTTTACCGAAGTAAATCAAGCCGGACAGTAAACTTATAACTAATACGGTTCTTATAAATTTTCGCATCTTTCACTCCGAATTTTGTTATATATTATACACTTTTTTTTCATTTTATTCAATTACTTAATTATTTTTATTTTAATTTCGTATTTTTATTCTTCTTCAGTTTTAAGTATTATTATTTCAGTTTCAAGTTTTGTATTGAATTTTTCAAACACAACTTTTTTTACATGTTCGATAATAGATATTATATCGCTGAATTTTGCATCTCCCAAATTAATAATGAAATTCGGATGTTTGGCTGAAACCATAGCATTTCCCACTCTGTATTCTTTCAATCCCGCATCCGATATGAGTTGAGCCGCAAAAGTCCCTTCAGGATTTTTAAATGTACTCCCTAAATTCGGGTATTCCAAAGGATGTTTATTTTTTCTCTGATTTCTTTTATCCGCAACACACTCTTTATCAAATCCTTTTTTGAACTTCAACAGTACTGAAATTACTATCCATTTATTCTGTTTTATCTCTGTATTTCTGTATTTAAAATCCAACTGGGATTTATTCAGTTTTGTTATTTCTCCGTCATTTTTACAAACTTCCACTTCTTCTATACAATCGAAAATCTCAGTTCCGTAAGCTCCTCCGTTCATATTTACAAGTCCTCCCACAGAGCCGGGAACACCTGCAATATTTTCCAGTCCGGTATAATTATTTTCTTCCATAAATTCTATAAGTTCATCAAAATCAAGTCCCGCTTCCACTCTGACCAAATCATAATCTTCGTGCTTTTCTTCGATTATTATTTTTTTAAAATTTTTCAAAGAAATAAAACTTATATCCAGTTTTCCGTCATGTAACAAAGTATTCGTCCCGTTTCCCAGAAGAAATATATTTTTTCGAGTATTCAGAACTTCTTTTAATTCTTTTTTTTCTTCTATAAAGATAAGTTCTTTCGCAATTCCTCCGACTTTCATGTGGGAATATTCTTTCATTTCAATATTTTCATATATTTTCATATAAATTTTCTCCCGAATTTTCTGTTTTAAATATAAATTATTTCAAAGTATTTTTTATCTCGTGTGCAAGTTTTGATACACTTCCTGCACCCATGAATACATAACTTTTATTGGAGTTTTCGTTATCTTTTACAAGTTTCTGAATTTCTTCTTCACTGTACACCTTTACACCGTTTCCTATTTTCTCGGCAAGTTTTTCCGAAGAAACATCATATATATTATCTTCTCCTGCAGAATATATAGGCAACAGAATCAATTCATCGGCTTTTTTCAAAGATGTTATAAAATCATCAAAGAAAAATTTTGTTCTGCTGTATCTGTGAGGCTGAAAAATAACCGTAACATTTCCTTTTTCAGTGGCTTTGGCTGCTTCTATCGTTACTTTTATTTCTGTAGGATGGTGAGCGTAATCATCTATTATTCTTAAATTTTTATCATAAATTACCTGATATCTTCTGTTCGCCCCTTTAAATTCAGCCAGTCTTTCTTTTACAGTATCCATGTTACATCCCGCTTCGTCGGCTAAATATATTACTGGCAGTGAATTTGACACGTTATGTTCTCCGGGGATACACAAAGTAAATTCTCCCAGGTTTTTACCGTTTTTTATAACTTCATAGTGTGTGCATCCATCCTTTACAGTAATATTTGTTGCAAAAATATGAACATCTTCCTTTTTTATACTGTACCATATTATATTTTTATTTTTTATATTCAAAGTGGACATATCTTCACAATCTTTACATAAAATTGCCAGTTTTTCGGTACTATCGATAAACTTTTCAAAGGATTTCTTTATGTTTTCATATGTTCCGTGATGTTCCAAATGATCGGGTTCTACGTTTGTTACAACGGAATATTTCGGTTTTATGAATAAAAACGAATTATCGCTTTCATCGGCTTCGGCTATAAAATATTCCGAATTTCCTATTTTACTGTTACTCTGTATTTCAGGTATTATTCCGCCCACTACTATTGTAGGATCTTTTTCAAGAAAAGCCACACTCATCATTGAACTTGTAGTTGTCTTACCGTGAGTTCCCGCAACTGCAATTCCTTCAAATTTGTTCATTAACTGAGCCAGAAGCTCTCCTCTTTTGATTTTTTTTATTCCGTTTTCCACTATATATTTATATTCAGGATTACATTCTTTTATAGCAGTGGAATAAACAAACAGATCTATTCCTTTATCCTTGACATTTTCTTCTACCTGTCCTATATATATTTTAATGCCCATTTCTTCCATTTCACGAGTTATGGCTTTTCTTTCCAAATCCGACCCTGCTACATTATACCCTTCTTTTACAAGGATTTTTGCAAGTCCGCTCATACCTATTCCGTTTATTCCGCTGAAATAAACGTTTCTAACATCCGATAACATCTTTTCCCTCCGTATTATTTTGAATAACTGTCTATTTTCATTGTTTCAACTATTAAATTTGCAGCATTTTCTTTTTTCAGTTTTTTTATATTATTTTTCATAAAATTAAGCATTTCATCGTGTTTTACAAGAACTAAAGCTTCTTTCACGGCTTTTTCGGCTTCCTCATTGGAATAAATTTTTGCTCCGTTTACATATTCCAGGACATCGGCGTTTTCCTTCTGACCTACAAAATCATAAGGAATTAAAATGGAAGGTTTTTCCAACTGAATCAGTTCCGATATTGTCGAAGCTCCTGCACGGCATATTACAAGGTCTGCAGCAGACATAATATCGGCTGCATTTTCAAAATAAGGCATTATAACCGAGTTACCCTGATTTTTCATTCTGAATACTGCTTCTTCAAAATTTTCTTTTCCTGTAGCCCAAAATAACTTCACATTCTTATCTTTGATTATTTCTTCCCATACTTTCAGAATAGCTTCATTTATATTTTTTGCACCTAAACTTCCGCCCATTACAAGAACGGCTTTCTTATCTTTTTCTATATCCAGTTTTTTTCTTTCTTCATTTTTATTTTTATAATAAAATTCTTCTCTCAAAGGATTTCCTGTTACAATAAATTTCTTCTTGTATTTTTCAGGTATACTGTTTAATGTATTTTCAAAAGCAATAAATACCTTTTTTGCTTTTTTATAAAAATATTTATTTGCAAGACCCATTGTACAATTCTGCTCCTGAAGATAATAAGGTATTCTTAAAAGTCTTGCCGCAAGTAAAACCGGTATTGTTATGTAATTTCCGAATCCGATGATTTGAGAAGGATTTTCCCTTTTCAATATTTTAAATGCTTTAAATGTTGCATAAGCAGTTTTTATAATTCCTTTTACAGATTTTAAAGGTATTAC belongs to Pseudoleptotrichia goodfellowii and includes:
- the murC gene encoding UDP-N-acetylmuramate--L-alanine ligase, translating into MLSDVRNVYFSGINGIGMSGLAKILVKEGYNVAGSDLERKAITREMEEMGIKIYIGQVEENVKDKGIDLFVYSTAIKECNPEYKYIVENGIKKIKRGELLAQLMNKFEGIAVAGTHGKTTTSSMMSVAFLEKDPTIVVGGIIPEIQSNSKIGNSEYFIAEADESDNSFLFIKPKYSVVTNVEPDHLEHHGTYENIKKSFEKFIDSTEKLAILCKDCEDMSTLNIKNKNIIWYSIKKEDVHIFATNITVKDGCTHYEVIKNGKNLGEFTLCIPGEHNVSNSLPVIYLADEAGCNMDTVKERLAEFKGANRRYQVIYDKNLRIIDDYAHHPTEIKVTIEAAKATEKGNVTVIFQPHRYSRTKFFFDDFITSLKKADELILLPIYSAGEDNIYDVSSEKLAEKIGNGVKVYSEEEIQKLVKDNENSNKSYVFMGAGSVSKLAHEIKNTLK
- the murG gene encoding undecaprenyldiphospho-muramoylpentapeptide beta-N-acetylglucosaminyltransferase; translation: MEKVVLTTGGTGGHIYPALSIAKKMREQNIETLFIGTKHRMEKELVPKEGFRFEGLDVIPLKSVKGIIKTAYATFKAFKILKRENPSQIIGFGNYITIPVLLAARLLRIPYYLQEQNCTMGLANKYFYKKAKKVFIAFENTLNSIPEKYKKKFIVTGNPLREEFYYKNKNEERKKLDIEKDKKAVLVMGGSLGAKNINEAILKVWEEIIKDKNVKLFWATGKENFEEAVFRMKNQGNSVIMPYFENAADIMSAADLVICRAGASTISELIQLEKPSILIPYDFVGQKENADVLEYVNGAKIYSNEEAEKAVKEALVLVKHDEMLNFMKNNIKKLKKENAANLIVETMKIDSYSK
- the murB gene encoding UDP-N-acetylmuramate dehydrogenase, producing the protein MREKIYMKIYENIEMKEYSHMKVGGIAKELIFIEEKKELKEVLNTRKNIFLLGNGTNTLLHDGKLDISFISLKNFKKIIIEEKHEDYDLVRVEAGLDFDELIEFMEENNYTGLENIAGVPGSVGGLVNMNGGAYGTEIFDCIEEVEVCKNDGEITKLNKSQLDFKYRNTEIKQNKWIVISVLLKFKKGFDKECVADKRNQRKNKHPLEYPNLGSTFKNPEGTFAAQLISDAGLKEYRVGNAMVSAKHPNFIINLGDAKFSDIISIIEHVKKVVFEKFNTKLETEIIILKTEEE